From one Flavobacteriales bacterium genomic stretch:
- a CDS encoding methylmalonyl-CoA mutase family protein, translated as MQEQTPYKPKNKVRIVTAASLFDGHDAAINVMRRIIQSTGVEVIHLGHDRSVEEVVNTAIQEDVQAIAMTSYQGGHNEYFKYMYDLLQEKGAGHIKVFGGGGGVILPSEIKELMDYGICRIYSPDDGREMGLQGMINDLVEKSDFPVGKILNGGIEKIQEKDVNAIARAISTAENFPENAEDLMKTVHKLNASSTTPVLGITGTGGAGKSSLVDELVRRFILDFPEKQIALISVDPSKRKTGGALLGDRIRMNAINDPRVYMRSLATRQSNLALSKYVQEAVEILKAAQYDLIILETSGIGQSDTEILEHSDTSLYVMTPEFGAATQLEKIDMLDFADLVAINKFDKRGALDALRDVKKQYMRNLGLWDVNQDDLPVFGTIASQFNDPGMNSLYKAIMTKLNEKTEGVFASSFEISKEMSEKTFVIPPARTRYLSEIAENNRSYDSWAKTEVEVAQKLYGIYKTIATVSGTEPTLSAHGLELDTTALSEDNKTLVDLLIKEFDKNKMNLNPHNWEVIISWGEKVMKYKNPVYTFKVRDKEINIKTSSKSLSQLDIPKVALPKYQAWGDILQWILQENVPGEFPYTSGLYPFKRQGEDPTRMFAGEGGPERTNRRFHYVSLGMPAKRLSTAFDSVTLYGNDPDLRPDIYGKIGNAGVSICCLDDAKKLYSGIDLADPKTSVSMTINGPAPMMLGFFMNAAIDQQCELYIKENGLESEVEAKIEAIYQELGVARPRYQGDLPEGNDGLGLMLLGVTGDQVLPAEVYQEIKIRTLAQVRGTVQADILKEDQAQNTCIFSTEFALRLMGDVQEYFIENNVRNFYSVSISGYHIAEAGANPITQLAFTLANGFTYVEYYLSRGMDINKFGPNLSFFFSNGIDPEYAVIGRVARRIWSKALAKKYGASPRAQMLKYHIQTSGRSLHAQEIDFNDIRTTLQALYAIYDNCNSLHTNAYDEAITTPTEESVRRAMAIQLIINRELGLAKNENPIQGAFIIEELTDLVEEAVLTEFDRITERGGVLGAMETMYQRSKIQEESLYYETLKHTGEFPIIGVNTFLSSKGSPTVIPAEVIRATEEEKQYQIEMLKELHQAGGNHLEENIAKLQEAAVNNQNIFAEIMEAAKTCSIGQITSALFQVGGQYRRNM; from the coding sequence ATGCAAGAACAGACTCCATATAAACCAAAAAACAAAGTAAGAATCGTAACAGCTGCTTCCCTATTCGATGGGCATGATGCAGCCATTAATGTTATGAGAAGAATTATTCAATCTACTGGAGTAGAAGTCATTCATCTTGGACACGATAGAAGTGTTGAAGAGGTGGTAAATACCGCTATTCAGGAAGATGTGCAAGCCATTGCGATGACTTCTTACCAAGGTGGACACAACGAATATTTCAAGTATATGTATGATTTACTCCAAGAAAAAGGAGCTGGACATATCAAGGTTTTTGGTGGTGGAGGCGGTGTAATCCTTCCTTCGGAAATCAAGGAGCTGATGGATTACGGAATTTGCCGAATCTACTCGCCCGATGATGGTAGAGAAATGGGATTGCAAGGTATGATTAATGATTTGGTAGAAAAATCGGACTTTCCTGTAGGTAAAATACTCAATGGTGGGATAGAAAAAATCCAAGAGAAGGATGTAAACGCCATTGCTCGTGCGATTTCTACGGCAGAAAACTTTCCTGAAAATGCAGAAGATTTGATGAAAACGGTTCATAAACTGAATGCTTCATCAACCACACCAGTACTTGGAATAACAGGTACGGGTGGAGCTGGAAAATCTTCTTTGGTGGACGAATTGGTTCGTAGATTTATATTGGATTTCCCAGAGAAACAAATTGCTTTAATCTCCGTAGATCCTTCGAAAAGAAAGACAGGAGGAGCACTTTTGGGTGATAGAATCCGTATGAATGCCATCAACGATCCTAGGGTTTATATGCGTTCTTTGGCAACTCGTCAAAGTAATTTGGCACTTTCAAAATACGTTCAAGAAGCTGTTGAGATTCTCAAGGCGGCACAATACGATCTTATTATCCTAGAAACTTCGGGTATTGGACAATCCGATACGGAGATTTTGGAACATTCGGATACTTCACTTTATGTGATGACACCCGAGTTTGGAGCGGCAACCCAGTTGGAAAAAATCGATATGCTTGATTTTGCAGACCTAGTAGCGATCAACAAGTTTGATAAGCGTGGGGCGCTGGATGCACTTCGTGATGTAAAAAAGCAATATATGCGAAACTTAGGTCTTTGGGATGTAAACCAAGACGATTTGCCTGTTTTTGGAACGATTGCTTCTCAATTCAATGATCCTGGAATGAATAGTCTCTATAAGGCTATTATGACCAAACTGAATGAAAAAACGGAAGGTGTTTTTGCTTCTTCTTTTGAGATTTCTAAGGAAATGTCTGAAAAAACTTTTGTAATCCCTCCTGCCAGAACTCGTTATCTTTCTGAAATTGCAGAAAATAACCGTTCTTATGATTCTTGGGCAAAAACCGAAGTGGAAGTGGCTCAAAAACTTTATGGAATTTATAAGACCATTGCTACCGTTTCGGGTACCGAGCCAACACTTTCAGCTCATGGATTGGAACTGGACACTACGGCTCTTTCGGAAGACAATAAAACTTTGGTGGATTTGCTCATCAAAGAATTTGATAAAAATAAAATGAACCTCAATCCTCACAACTGGGAAGTGATTATTTCTTGGGGAGAAAAGGTGATGAAATATAAAAATCCGGTTTATACTTTTAAGGTTAGAGATAAGGAGATTAATATCAAAACTTCTTCAAAATCTCTTTCTCAGTTGGATATTCCAAAGGTAGCCTTACCAAAATACCAAGCTTGGGGAGATATTCTTCAATGGATTTTACAAGAAAATGTACCTGGAGAATTCCCTTATACTTCGGGGCTTTACCCTTTCAAAAGACAGGGAGAAGATCCTACAAGAATGTTTGCAGGAGAAGGTGGACCAGAACGTACCAATAGACGTTTTCACTATGTGAGTCTTGGAATGCCTGCCAAGCGTCTTTCTACCGCTTTTGACTCGGTAACGCTTTATGGAAACGACCCCGATTTACGTCCTGATATTTATGGAAAAATAGGAAATGCAGGGGTTTCTATCTGTTGTTTGGATGATGCCAAAAAACTCTATTCTGGGATTGATTTGGCAGATCCGAAGACTTCGGTTTCTATGACCATCAACGGACCAGCACCTATGATGCTTGGTTTCTTTATGAATGCTGCTATTGATCAACAATGTGAGCTTTATATCAAAGAAAATGGACTAGAAAGTGAGGTGGAAGCCAAAATAGAAGCCATTTACCAAGAATTGGGTGTAGCAAGACCAAGATATCAAGGTGATTTACCTGAAGGTAATGATGGATTGGGATTGATGCTTCTAGGTGTTACGGGAGATCAGGTATTACCAGCAGAGGTGTATCAAGAGATCAAAATAAGAACCTTAGCACAGGTAAGAGGTACGGTTCAGGCGGATATCCTCAAAGAAGATCAAGCCCAAAATACCTGTATTTTCTCTACGGAATTTGCCCTTCGTTTAATGGGAGATGTGCAGGAGTATTTTATTGAGAATAATGTAAGAAATTTCTATTCGGTTTCTATTTCGGGTTACCATATTGCCGAAGCAGGTGCCAATCCTATTACGCAATTGGCATTTACCCTTGCCAACGGATTTACTTATGTAGAATACTACCTCAGTAGAGGAATGGATATCAATAAATTTGGACCGAATTTATCTTTCTTTTTCTCCAACGGTATTGATCCAGAATATGCCGTTATCGGTCGGGTAGCCAGAAGAATTTGGTCTAAGGCTTTAGCGAAGAAATACGGAGCCAGCCCAAGAGCTCAAATGTTGAAATATCATATCCAAACTTCGGGGCGTTCGCTTCATGCTCAAGAGATTGATTTTAATGATATCCGAACCACGCTTCAAGCTTTGTATGCGATTTATGATAACTGTAACTCATTACATACCAATGCTTACGATGAAGCCATTACTACCCCTACGGAGGAATCGGTGCGTAGAGCTATGGCTATCCAGTTGATTATCAATAGAGAATTGGGTCTTGCGAAAAATGAAAACCCAATCCAAGGGGCTTTTATCATAGAAGAATTAACGGACTTGGTAGAAGAAGCGGTACTAACAGAATTTGACCGTATTACCGAGCGTGGTGGGGTTTTGGGTGCGATGGAAACCATGTACCAAAGATCGAAAATACAGGAAGAAAGTCTGTATTACGAAACCCTAAAACATACGGGTGAGTTCCCAATCATTGGGGTAAACACCTTCTTGAGTTCTAAAGGATCGCCAACGGTGATTCCTGCTGAAGTTATCCGTGCTACCGAAGAGGAAAAGCAATACCAAATAGAAATGCTTAAAGAACTTCACCAAGCTGGAGGAAACCACCTAGAAGAAAATATTGCCAAACTACAAGAAGCCGCTGTAAACAACCAAAATATCTTTGCCGAAATCATGGAAGCAGCAAAAACCTGTTCTATCGGACAAATTACCTCGGCGCTCTTCCAAGTAGGAGGACAGTA